The following proteins are encoded in a genomic region of Triticum dicoccoides isolate Atlit2015 ecotype Zavitan chromosome 1B, WEW_v2.0, whole genome shotgun sequence:
- the LOC119311153 gene encoding uncharacterized protein LOC119311153 gives MAFLEGSLRVTRSIGSRKMTEGKSHNGSGAWRQAPTPVRQLFWRVRRTVLRQKRRAVSFGYDLKSYSQNFDDGLVPAHRLY, from the coding sequence ATGGCGTTTCTGGAAGGATCATTGCGCGTGACGAGGAGCATCGGCAGCCGGAAGATGACGGAGGGGAAGAGCCACAACGGGTCGGGGGCGTGGCGGCAGGCGCCGACGCCCGTGAGGCAGCTCTTCTGGAGGGTGAGGCGCACCGTGCTGCGGCAGAAGCGCCGCGCCGTGAGCTTTGGGTACGACCTCAAGAGCTACTCCCAGAACTTCGATGACGGCCTCGTCCCGGCCCACCGCCTCTACTGA